DNA from Bacteroidales bacterium:
TTTCAGGGGTTCGGAATCTTTCATCCTGAGATAATGGTTCAGTTCTTTCGAATCAGCTACTTTGAGGTAGGTTTTGACGGGATCCGATTTTCTGAGCTTGTTGAATCGCTTTTCTTTATGGTAGGGTTCACTGTTTCTATATTTCTGGCCGTTTATCTCCTTCTTTTTCTTTCTGAACTCATCGGAACGAAAATAATTTTTAAGCTCTTCAAATCTGGCCAGTTCATCCGATTGCTGAATTTCCAGGAGATAATTATAATCTCTTTCAATTGCTTTTTCTCTTTTTTCAAAAGAACCCGAATCGGGAACAAGTCCTAAAAAGGAAAATATGCGGAACCTGGTTCTATAAAATACATTCTTCATGCTTCAGTCTTTTCATCTTAAATACAAAACTATAAAAATATATAAAAATTACGCCATTTCCCTGAAGATTATTCAGGCGAATTCCGTATCCTCAGACGGATATAGATTTATACGTGAGAAAAGGCCCGTAGTTATAATTTTATGGGATAAGATTTAATTGGTGCGCCAAGCGGGGATTATAAAATCTTATCATCTATTGATTAAACAAATCATTAACATATTGGTTGTAAAATGCTGAGGATAAAAATAAATTTTTCGTATTTTAACCCTATGATTTCAGACATACAATAATAAATTTAAAAACAGGGAAATATGAACCAACATCTTTCGGTAAAAGAAAAACATACAGAAACCCATTCTGAATTTGAACAGGATATTTACCTGGGTTTATCTTCCAAACCAAAATATCTTCAATCAAAATATTTCTATGATGCTGAAGGGGATAAGCTGTTCCAGCAGATTACAGCCTTAAACGAGTACTATCTCACCGATTGTGAGCACGAAATACTCAACAATCATAAGGATGACTTGCTGACGTTCTTCCTTGATTCCAATACGCCCTTTCTACTAACTGAGCTGGGTGCAGGAGACGGACAGAAAACTGAGGTGTTGTTAAACCATTTTCTCTATGAATCGGTGCATTTCCGGTATTTTCCAATTGATATTTCACCAAACGTACTGGATTTGCTTGAATCAAAATTGTCAGCGAATTTTCCGAAATTAAATGTCAGTACTTACCCCGGCGACTATTTTCGGGCACTTGACCGCTTGAATGCAGAGGAAAATGGAAGGAAAGTACTGTTGTTTCTGGGCTCAACAATTGGCAATTCCGAATTTGAAGAAGCCGTTAGATTTCTGCGTTCCCTCAAGAACAGAATGAATAATAAAGACTTGCTCCTTATTGGGTTTGATCTGAAGAAAACTCCCAATACCATCCTTCAGGCATATAACGATCCCTCAGGCATCACGGCGCAGTTTAACCTGAATTTGCTACACCGGATCAACAAAGAACTGGAAGGTGAATTTGAACCGGATGATTTTTACCACCATCCAACTTACGACCCTTCAACCGGTGAGGCCAAAAGTTTCCTTATCAGCAAAAAAAATCAAACCATACGCATTGGAAAACTCAATACTACCTTTGAATTCAAAGAGGGTGAACCAATTTTTACAGAGATATCCCAGAAATACGATGAAGACATGATTAATACCCTGGCAGAAAAAGCGGGTTTCCGGGTACAAAACAACTTCTACGACAGCAGGAAGTATTTTGTGGATTCACTGTGGCAAAAACATTAAAGGTTTATCTTTTTATGGCCAGAAATATTATTCGGATAACCCCTAGACCAAAAATCCCAATGGCTAAATAATAAAACAAATTGGCAAGATTTTCAGATAAATTCAGTTCTTCTCTGATTATATACAGAACAACCATTGCCAATGCCAGGATGTATAAGACATAAAAGTATTTAGACAAGTTCTTTTTCATAATTTTGTTGATAAGATATAGACCAAAATTGCAAAAAAAAATCGTCATAAAACGTTTTTTATCGTTCACGCTATAAAAATTTGTTATATGTTTTCGTAATAGTATCTTTGTTTATAGAAAAATAACCATTAAAATTCTTAAAAAATGAAAAAATATAACCTTACTCCCGGATTTGTAATACTATTTACCGTTTTCTTTACTTTTACAACAACCCTAAGATGCCAAACCACGGGAGACCAATCGGACCTGGACAAAAAAGTCAGAAATTTCCTCAACAGTCGCAGCTGGTACAATATGAATATACCCCAGTCCGATGGTCAAAAGCTGTATGATCTGATTGTTGAAAACAACTACACCAGGGCCTTGGAAATTGGCACTTCAACGGGACATTCATCTATATGGATTGCCTGGGCCCTGAGCAAAACCGGTGGGAAACTGATTACCATTGAAATTAACGAAGAAAGACATAAGCAGGCATTGGAAAATTTTAAGGAAGCCGGTTTATCCGAGTACATAGATGCCCGCCTTGCCGATGCCCATGAGCTTGTCCCCCAATTGGAAGGGCCGTTTGATTTTGTTT
Protein-coding regions in this window:
- a CDS encoding class I SAM-dependent methyltransferase — protein: MKKYNLTPGFVILFTVFFTFTTTLRCQTTGDQSDLDKKVRNFLNSRSWYNMNIPQSDGQKLYDLIVENNYTRALEIGTSTGHSSIWIAWALSKTGGKLITIEINEERHKQALENFKEAGLSEYIDARLADAHELVPQLEGPFDFVFSDADKDWYKNYFQAVDPKLEAGGCYTSHNVSEDGGYWGSDEYLEFLKSLHHYETTVFGKGSGMSISFKKSEK
- the egtD gene encoding L-histidine N(alpha)-methyltransferase — encoded protein: MNQHLSVKEKHTETHSEFEQDIYLGLSSKPKYLQSKYFYDAEGDKLFQQITALNEYYLTDCEHEILNNHKDDLLTFFLDSNTPFLLTELGAGDGQKTEVLLNHFLYESVHFRYFPIDISPNVLDLLESKLSANFPKLNVSTYPGDYFRALDRLNAEENGRKVLLFLGSTIGNSEFEEAVRFLRSLKNRMNNKDLLLIGFDLKKTPNTILQAYNDPSGITAQFNLNLLHRINKELEGEFEPDDFYHHPTYDPSTGEAKSFLISKKNQTIRIGKLNTTFEFKEGEPIFTEISQKYDEDMINTLAEKAGFRVQNNFYDSRKYFVDSLWQKH